The sequence TACAAAATTAGTGTTGTTTTAGGATTTCGTAATTAATTTATCCTTTTTATCCctatataaattaagaaaaaataaaagtaataaaattttaataattaaataagagcaaaattaacatttttcttAATTGGTTTGAAAAAGCGAAAACAGCGTCTAATTTGAAACGGGAGTATATTTTAACCTTTTATCGGTTTTGTAGATCTTCCACCGGATAAGGAGGCTTTGGACTGGAACATGAGAATGAAGATAGCTGCTGGTGCAGCCAAAGGATTAGAGTTTCTACATGATAAGGCAAACCCTCCTGTTATCTACAGAGATTTCAAGTCTTCAAACATTTTACTAGACGAGGGTTTCCACCCAAAGCTCTCTGACTTTGGACTTGCTAAACTCGGACCAACGGGAGACAAATCTCATGTCTCCACCAGAGTCATGGGCACTTACGGTTACTGTGCTCCCGAGTACGCAATGACCGGACAGTTAACAGTTAAATCAGATGTCTACAGTTTCGGTGTGGTGTTTCTTGAGCTCATTACTGGTCGAAAAGCGATAGATACCGACATGCCTCATGGAGAGCAGAACCTAGTGGCTTGGGTAAAATGAAAAtccactttgttttttttttttctaacatttAGTTTCTCATATGCGTGTGCAACAAGTTTTGATACTTCTTTTGTTGGGTTTAATCAACAGGCTCGCCCGTTGTTTAATGATAGGAGAAAGTTTATAAAACTGGCGGATCCTAAGTTAAAAGGGAGGTTTCCAACGCGTGCGCTGTACCAAGCATTAGCCGTGGCTTCAATGTGCATCCAAGGGGAGGCGGCTACACGTCCTCTCATAGCAGATGTGGTTACTGCGCTCTCGTATCTTGCGAACCAAGGTTATGATCCAAACAAGAATGAGAGAGGGGCGAGGTTGATAACGAGGAACGATGAAGGTGGTGGCTCGGGGAGTAAGTTTGATTTAGAAGGTTCTGAGAAGGAAGATTCGCCTAGAGAGACGGCTAGGATGTTGAACCGAGATATCAATAGGGAGCGTGCGGTTGCGGAAGCTAAAATGTGGGGAGAGAGTTTGAGGGAGAAACGAAGACAGAGTGAGCAGGGGACTTCAGAGAGTAACAGTACCGGTTAATACCGGTTTGGGTGGGTTTTGAACCCTTTTTTGTTCTTGTATCACAAACTCATTTGTTCTGaaacatagagaaaaaaaacacattaaagaaaaaaaatcgaaaataaaaaaataaacattggCAAAAAGAGTTATGTACATAATTAGATTACATATGAATAATATGTACATAACATCTAACTGATATGATGTTGCAATAGGGCAAGAGGTGGGACTTTCTTAATAACAAAATTCTAATTGAAGATCCTGGAGAGTTGAGGATGTTCATGTAAACTTCTTTGGTCTTTTTTTAGTTTGGTGATGTGTCACATGTGGCAATATATCGATGATTGAATAACAAAGATCCAAGAATCAAGGTTAGTGTTTCTAGACTATTTTCTTATGTGTAGTTTTGGACAACGTGGCCGTAACATGCCCAATCTGACAATTATTTTTAAGGATAGCAATAGATATTGTAAGAATATGGTTGGTAAGTTTTTTACTCTCTTAAAATGGGGTTTTTACTCTCTTGGAATGGATttttatttccaaaaatattgtttttactaTGAATGACTATGATCTCTAAATATTTGTAGGAATTATCATGTACTCGAACATTTTTgtgttcgttttttttttagcaaaataaataaagaaaagacaGTCAGCAAAAAAATTGTACAGTATGattcttttgaattttattaaattatatatatgactaaattattttgtttgttttttgcaAAAAAAGTGTATTCATTTATAGATGTGACAAAATATAAATGACTCAATAtaatttaatcatttattattaatttgatttcTCGCCACTATTTTTAGTCATCATACACAGACTGATCGTCACTGATTAGTTATTGATGATGTAATTCAGCTTGGCATTGTACAAACGTTCCAGGAATTATACGTTAGCTAGCACAGACAACCTTTACCGAAACATTGCGGTAAGTTTTAACGCCAAAAAAAACATAGGACGTACGTctgaaatttatttgattttcccTATACATAATCCATCATGAGGCTCGCATTTAAATTAAACTTGAATAtaatattaagatttagttggattatatatatacttgagGCGGGTAGTATGTTATCTATAGCTTAGCTTTATATACAGCATTGGGTAGCTGTAGCTGATGCACTGGTATAAGCAGCATTAAACTATAGCTCAATAGTATTTTTCTAccgttttaatataaaaaccaCGTTTCAGAAAGAATATTATACACAGTGATACTTTTATGCAACTCATTACTTCATTTTATGTTGACCAAAGAAAACTTCGTCGGAGAGTTTGTCACCAATATGGTCTTGTAGAATTCTTTTTCTGATGGCGACGCCAAATGAAAGTAGGTACTCAGAAAGCTTATTAGTAGAAGtaatcaatttatatttaattttgtaagaGCGCTATAGATACAATATTACGAAGATAATATattcactttatttttttatttttttggaacacaTTTTCACTTACTTGAAACACAAAACTTTATGCAAGCACATATCAATAACAATAGATAAGATACGAAACAATGGAAACAACAACCGATACAGTTTCATTCTTTAGCCGACCGACGAGCCAAGagtaagaagagagagagagagaaagagagagtgagtGAGATAGATATGTGTTTGCTTGGTGAAATATCCTGACGACACTTCAAATTCGAGACGGGGCAGTCTCCACATGGCTTTGTGCGGCTTCAGTTGACGTCTCCTCCTCTTTAGTAATTTTGGATGGATCTTCATGATGAACAGTGTAAGAGAGTGGAATCACCGGTTCCGTCACCGTGACATCAACTGGGTGCATTTCCGACAAACCTAACGGACTCATCACAACAATAGTCTTAAGTTGTTCTGATGAACTGTTATTCTTTTTCCCAATATCTAATTTCTCCCCTGAGTTTCTGTAAACTCCATACAAAACCATTTGTACCAACCCTAGTATGAATCCCACCACGTTTGGAATCTACAAAAATCATTTTCCAAAATCTCAGTAACCTCTTTttacctttgtttttttttaccaaaaacatgacACTTATGAAAATAAATGCTTACAGCAATGCATATGTCGTGGAGAAATGCGCCATATGCGAACCACATAACAGCGCTTATAGTGAGGAAGAAAGAAAGCGTGAAGGGCATGAACTCCACACTCTTGGTCTTTATCACACGAGCCTTTTGTAcaaccaaaaaaacataaatcaacATTATGTTACCCAAAAGTTCtgatttgttttgaaataaatttgtGAATTTAACAAAACACAAAACGCGTAGTTACCACAATCATTAGAGGGGCAGCGAAAACAGAAACAGATATAGCAACGCAAATCCAGCCGATGACAGAGACTTGGAGGCTAGGGCGTTTAACCGCAAAATGTGTAACCATTATAATCAACGAGAAGAAAGCAACATTCATCGTCAAGAACAACTTAATAGCCGCCATCTGCAATGCATAAGAGAATATTTAGATTCATTATTCTTGTAACAAAATCAAAGGAGGACGCTGGGTAGAATTAAGAAACTTACCTTTTTCTCCTTGGTAGCGTAAGTGAAGAACATGGCAATGTAGATAGTCTCCACAACGCAGCCGAAAGAGTTGATGGTAATTAGGAGAAAAGCGTCTTGCTTAGTCAATGCGTAATAGAGCCATAGCATGCAGCTAAATAGTGACACTTGGTACGGTAGAGACTGGAAACTTTCAGTCGATTTGTTCTTGTATATTCTATAAAACGTCGGCCTGCAAAATTTCACAACAAAAATAAGAGAATAGTTTCTTAGCTAATTAttctcaaataattatttttataaataactactCCCTAAGAAATTGCATGTACTTACACGGGAGCCAGGAATACAAGGAAGGATATTGCGTTTCCTGCCATTTCATTAggaaaaaacaataaaagaatGAGTTGATTGTAGAATTAAAAGGCTTCTAGGTTTGTGGAGACATGAATGAAAACAACACAAGTTCTCTAACCAACCTCAACAGGAATTAAATTGCTGCATTAACCGCACTACACGTACCGAGTATATGGACAACAATGCGTGACGATTTCAATTTGTAAAGCTTTACTATTGATCTATTTTCTGGTAGTTTAggattttatttacaaaattagaAGATCATTAATGACTCGTCTATATGTTTCTAAATGAAGAAAATTCTGGAAACGAGTACAAAATATATGTACTTATATTAGTAGGTAGGTCATGCATGATGAACTTCTCGTCTAATTAATGAACCgtacaatttaaaattattgaacTAGAAGACCCATGGGCCATGAGAGATCGAAAAGAGAACAGCTAAGGAACAGACTAGGATTTGGCTTTGTGAGTATATATTAGTATCGTTAAAACATTACCTAAGATGCCGAAGATGATAGCGAGCAAGTGGTGATTGACCATGACGCCCATTTTCTATAAAGATCGAGATGAAGCTTTTCCCGTACGGAGATTTCTAAAGGGTCTCAGTTTTTGAAACCCTAAAGCTCTCGctctccccctctctctctataagatGCTTGCTTCTTCTTATTTCATGGTGGAAACTAATGAGTCTCAGGTGGTGTATTTATAGCTCCAAGATAATCATTATTGtcaaattattttgattttaattttttaagttatttGAATCGTGTAACGTGTTTAGTagtataataaaacaaaataaaaaagaatcgAAAAGGTAAAACGAACTCAGCCTGGTTGCATGACAAGTGGAGAAATTAGTAGGTAGCGTAGCATTTTTTCATTCACTAAACTCTTCTCCTTTTCTTCGAcaacttcattttcttcacgcCATCTTCTTACACTAGCtttcaaaaatcaattaaaaccaagtttcgaaaaataatcaattaaaacgATAGTAAATTTACACTTTATACAAGACTGATGAATTTCATGGTGACCAAAAGTCTACCCAACAATCAACCAACATAGTGGAAATCATCACTAGAATGCGATTagtatattttcttttcatctttttaaTGTGTTAGTTCACATATGATATGAGTTGGACGATCCAACATATCCCACCTATCTATTTGATGGATACAATAGATATAgatatagtttaaaatataaacatagaatTTCAGGATTACTCATTGGctaaatagtttcaaatttgCTAACAACAAATTTGggactttttttgttaattggtATATGTAAAGGAGTATAGGTGAAATTAATTAGTAAAGATCTAAAACAGCTAGAAATTTGTAGATGATGATTAGGTTAAACCAATGCAATTTATAGTAAAATGCATCTATACGCAGAAAATGGACGCCGTTTTCTTTAAACTTATGGTATTTTCTATGATTAACCAAAGTCGAAAAAGGGCATTCACATCCCCTGATCAGAGTTCTCTGTATATAGACTCCCACGTTTTTTTGCCTTATTACAAAAGAAGACGATAAACCATGCATGTTTTAGGCAAAACTCCACCCGTCAAAAGGGAGCGTTGCGCGTGAGAATGATTAAGTGATTTAAGGAGGTAATGAAACAACAAATGATGCGTTACGGGAGATGCATAATTATTACTAATAGCCTGAAAAAGGAAAATCTTGTGCAAATCACGTGACCTCTCCAAACGGTATAGCGTTTCTTTTAGAGTTTGTAGAGTTCACACGATAGCTAAATGCCATGTCATCATGATGCTGACCAGGCCCTCTCTGCTTTCGTGTCTTCGgtaatattttctgtttctaAACTTCTTCTCTTGTTTTAATCCCCAATTTCAGGACTCCCATCATtttctcatatttaattttgtaaggAAGACAAATTTAACGGTTAAAACATTTGATTTCAGTAACtccatatttatattttaaatgaggATGCATGTATAATGTAGTAATATCCACCAGTATTCATAGACTGATTGAATATACGTTTTCTTCTTTTGCTTGTTTCAATATGTGTACGATGAAAGGAATCAGAATATTTTGGAAAAAAGTATGAGAAAATACAAAACAATTCTGCGTTTTTCGAGGGAAAATTAAAACAGATATTTAAAAGTGGGAAGAAATGGACAAAGGAGGAGTGACGTGATAGGCGAATGATAACAATGATCATGTTCATGGGTTTGTTAAATCATTCTTGTTCTTATTCGTTCTTTGTTTGTCTCCCTGGCTATCTCTCTTGGTCccaaatttttctaaaatatgagAGGTGCCACTTTTGCGGCTCTCCTCCACCTTAAATAGTCCATCAATAATTATTATTGATACTTTTGGTTTATCTTACATTTTGTTTAAGTGATTGGTGCCTAATATGTTTTGTCACGTACGTTTTCTATAACAAAAGGGCTTTTTCACGTATGCTCCCATGCTGCTCTTGCAAATTGCAATCACATTCCCCTAACTTCTCACTATATTaataatcctttttttttttgctaacaaaCTATATTAATAATCTTGAAcgttaaaatagttttaaaattatatataaaggaCATATATAAGAGATGCATACTTCATTCAATGATATTCTCTCAACCCTaattatgttcatcttttccatcatatatactccctctgttttgttatatatgacgttttgaaattttttttttgtgtcaaaaTATATGACGTTTTCCAAAATCCTATGCATAATATAATGACTTTGGACTTCATTTACCCTTGCATTTAACTAATTAATGATTTACGATCAAAGTAAATTACATATTACAGAAATTAAAGAAGGATATAATAGACATTGGAATAACTTTCTTAATTTGTGTGTAATCATCCAAAACGTCAACTAAAAGaatacggagggagtataagTTTTCTGTAAGTAGTAGACAGCTATAGAAACGAGGTCTGATCGATCATAGATTAACCACATGGCATTAATATGAAAAACACTATTTGCGACAAAATCTCAGTCGATAAATTAGAATTTGCATGTACGTATCAGTGGGTGATATTTCCATATCTGTTTTAAAGCTCCagttttgaaatttacattTTGTTGTTAATTTCTAGTTTATATGCACAGGTTTTAAAGGGAGTTTTAAATATGGAAGTACTTGAAAAAACAATACAATTCCATTGGAAAGcaaaaaaacaatacaattcTTTACACCAAAAAACAATACAATTCTAGGAATGGATATTTGCTCACTTTACAGAATGAATTACCCGCAAAATAttagaaagcaaaaaaaaaaaaatcatcagctgatcctcttttttttttgatcaaccaCATCAGCTGATCCAACCTCAATAATTTAAGCACCTAGGTGACTCACATTGATAAATGTTCGATGTATGCATTTTAATTTGTATATGTTACTACCAGCCAAAGGGAAAATGACAAGCATGTGGGAGAAATTAAACCTACCCTATTTGTTTCGTTTTCTGATTTCCATTGGTTCGTACGAACCAAACTTTACACACACACATTCATATAGCTATGCTATAGAGCTTTCATTTTCCAATGATGGATACCTATCTATGATTAATTTGTTAGCAAATTGATTATATACTTACTTGTCATTATGGATAACAGTTGTTTGTATTAGAATTAATAGTGAACTTCGAGTCAAATATGAAAATGACTACACCGAAACGGAAATAATGACTCAAAAGTTTGAAGGGGTCCATAAACGTTGGGTTCTATATAGAGTTTCATCAGAACTTGATTCATATGTTTCAGACACAAAAGAAATGTGGTCAATTAGTGGACAGAAGATCCCACACGTACCCATATAATTATTGTCTTCTGGATACACCTCTAGAAACATCTCATTCCAAATTTCCAATAACCATCTCATGCTTTTCCTTTGTTGAATACATTTCAAGTTTGTTGTCTATATATAACCATTAGTAATAATATGCCACAATGTTAAGGTATATAACAAATATATCACGTTGATATTAGAGGATTGGTAGATTTAGTTTTGAACGGGTGACTTATGGAATACGTTATGGTATGGTAGAGAAGTGAAAGAAAGCACCCAAACACATACAGTTTGAAGATCGATGCATTGAACGTGTTTACACATACATATTTTCCTTTTCAGGTAAAGGCGAAGTCAGGTTTGTGCTTTTTAAGACTTTTATGTGACGTGGGGATATTTTGATCGTTTTAATTACGTCAACGTGTTTGGTTTCTTCGCTTTGCAACAACTAAATTATTGATGTGTTCAATTCAATTTAGTATCCTAATAAATGAATTGTATCATATCATGTGTATTGTAATCAATCATTAGTTACTAATGCGTATTGATTAGTagtatatactccctctgtttttaaaagatgcatattctagacttttcacatatattaagaaaactcattaaatatgcattgttttttgtgaataacaattttccACAACTTTAAGCCAgtagaaattcaataaacaccattaatttttttgaaacttacaatttttcataaaatcaaacattgaaaaagtaaaaaatgtatctttttaaaacaaaacttttttctagaaaatacatcttttaggaacggagggagtatttacaAAGATACTTGTCAACTTAATATCTCAATTAAGTGCAAAAGCATTCCAAAAAcgaaagaaaaagatgaactcTTACttgcttagttttttttttttaaatgatttgatAGCAagaatagttttaaattaactt is a genomic window of Brassica napus cultivar Da-Ae chromosome A2, Da-Ae, whole genome shotgun sequence containing:
- the LOC106384015 gene encoding serine/threonine-protein kinase PBS1 — its product is MGCFSCFDSSDDETLNPAAEESSKTQKQSQPTVSNSLSALPSGGEKLNSNSKSNGGAKTELLLPRDGLGQIAAHTFTFRELAAATMNFHPDTFLGEGGFGRVYKGRLDSTGQVVAVKQLDRNGLQGNREFLVEVLMLSLLHHPNLVNLIGYCADGDQRLLVYEFMSLGSLEDHLHDLPPDKEALDWNMRMKIAAGAAKGLEFLHDKANPPVIYRDFKSSNILLDEGFHPKLSDFGLAKLGPTGDKSHVSTRVMGTYGYCAPEYAMTGQLTVKSDVYSFGVVFLELITGRKAIDTDMPHGEQNLVAWARPLFNDRRKFIKLADPKLKGRFPTRALYQALAVASMCIQGEAATRPLIADVVTALSYLANQGYDPNKNERGARLITRNDEGGGSGSKFDLEGSEKEDSPRETARMLNRDINRERAVAEAKMWGESLREKRRQSEQGTSESNSTG
- the LOC106384033 gene encoding bidirectional sugar transporter SWEET15-like yields the protein MGVMVNHHLLAIIFGILGNAISFLVFLAPVPTFYRIYKNKSTESFQSLPYQVSLFSCMLWLYYALTKQDAFLLITINSFGCVVETIYIAMFFTYATKEKKMAAIKLFLTMNVAFFSLIIMVTHFAVKRPSLQVSVIGWICVAISVSVFAAPLMIVARVIKTKSVEFMPFTLSFFLTISAVMWFAYGAFLHDICIAIPNVVGFILGLVQMVLYGVYRNSGEKLDIGKKNNSSSEQLKTIVVMSPLGLSEMHPVDVTVTEPVIPLSYTVHHEDPSKITKEEETSTEAAQSHVETAPSRI